A segment of the Armatimonadota bacterium genome:
TGGGAGTACATCCGGCGCATCGACGACCTGGGGGGGATGGTGGCGGCGGTGGAGGCAGGGTTCCCCCAGCGGGAGATCGCGGAGGCCGCCTACCGCTACCAGCAACAGCTGGAGCGTCAGAAGAAGGTCATCGTGGGGGTGAACGCCTTTGCCCAGGCGGAGGAGCGGCCCATCGAGATCCTGCGCATCCCCCCCGAGGTGGAGCGGCGGCAGGTGGAGCGGACCCGGCAGGTGCGGGCGCGGCGGGACCAGGGACGTGTCCGGGCGGCGCTGGCCCGTCTGCAAGAGGTGGCGCAGGCCGGCGGCAACACCATGTACGCCATCGTGGATGCGGTGAAGGCGGAGGCCACCCTGGGGGAGATCTGCGACGTCCTCCGCCGGGTCTACGGTGAGTACCGGGAGATGGCCGTCATCTGAGCAGAGTCGGCGGAGGGCTGATGGGCAACAGGAAGATCCGCATCCTCATCGCCAAACCCGGGCTGGACGGGCACGACCGCGGGGTCAAGGTGGTGGCCCGCGCCCTGCGTGACGCCGGTTTTGAGGTGATCTACACCGGGCTGCACCAGACCCCGGAGATGATTGTGAACAGCGCCATCCAGGAGGACGTGGACGCCATCGGGCTGTCCATCCTCTCCGGCGCGCACAACACCCTCTTCCCCCGCATCCTGAAGTTGCTGCGGCAGCGAGGCGCCCCGGACATAGTGGTCTTCGCCGGAGGGATCATCCCCGAGGAGGACGTGGCCCCGCTCAAGCAGGCCGGGATCGCCGAGATCTTCACCCCGGGGACCTCCCTGCAGGCCATCGTGGACTGGGTGCGCCAGCACGTCAGCCCCCGGGGGGTCAAGGCCTGAGGGTGCGCGCCGGGCCGCTGGCGGAGGGTGAGGCCGTCCTTCTCCTCGACCGACGCGGCCGCCGCTACCTGGTGGTCCTGCAGGCCGGGCGGGTCCACGACCTGCGGGGCGGGAAGCTGCCGCTGGACGAGCTGATCGGGCAGGAGGAGGGTGTCACCGTGGCCACCTCCCGGGGGGAACGGGTGCTGGTTTTACGCCCCACGCTGGCGGAGTTCGTCCTGGAGATGCCCCGCGGAGCGCAGGTGATCTACCCCAAGGACCTGGGCGTCCTGCTGCTGTGGGGGGATGTCTATCCGGGGGCTACGGTGCTGGAGGCAGGCACGGGCTCGGGTGCGCTGACCATGACCCTGCTGCGCGCTGTGGGGCCGACCGGACGGGTCATTTCCTACGAAGTGCGGGAGGACTTCGCCCGCCAGGCGCGGCGCAACATCGAGAGGCTGCTGGGGCCGGTGCAGAACCTGACCCTGCGGGCGCACGACATCTACACGGGGATCCCCGACCGCCCGGTGGACCGG
Coding sequences within it:
- a CDS encoding cobalamin B12-binding domain-containing protein, which gives rise to MGNRKIRILIAKPGLDGHDRGVKVVARALRDAGFEVIYTGLHQTPEMIVNSAIQEDVDAIGLSILSGAHNTLFPRILKLLRQRGAPDIVVFAGGIIPEEDVAPLKQAGIAEIFTPGTSLQAIVDWVRQHVSPRGVKA
- a CDS encoding tRNA (adenine-N1)-methyltransferase translates to MRAGPLAEGEAVLLLDRRGRRYLVVLQAGRVHDLRGGKLPLDELIGQEEGVTVATSRGERVLVLRPTLAEFVLEMPRGAQVIYPKDLGVLLLWGDVYPGATVLEAGTGSGALTMTLLRAVGPTGRVISYEVREDFARQARRNIERLLGPVQNLTLRAHDIYTGIPDRPVDRLFLDLPEPWRVVPHAAEALRPGGVWVSYVPTVPQVAQTVAALRAESRFAASETVETLLRPWHIDGQSVRPVHRMVAHTGFITAARRVIGRG